Genomic window (Rhododendron vialii isolate Sample 1 chromosome 4a, ASM3025357v1):
TGGACGAGTGTCATCTCGGCGCATATAAATCGGGGAATGGTTAGGGAAGCAAGGGAGTTGTTTGATAGGGTGGATGCTAAGAAAAATGTGGTCACTTGGACTGCCATGATAAATGGGTACTTACGACGAACGAATGACGTTTCCGAAGCAGAGAAGCTGTTTAATGAGATGGCTTACAAGAATGAGGTTTCTTGGAACACCATGATTGATGGGTACGTGAGAAACGGTCTGATCGATTCTGCTTTGAGTCTATTTGAGAAAATGCCCGTTAAGAATGTGGTTTCTTGGAATACGATTATAAACACGTTGGGCCAATGTGGGAGGATTGAGGAGGCTAGGAAGCTTTTTGATTGTATGCCTAAAAGGGATGTGATTTCCTGGACCTCGATGATTTCGACTTTGTCGAAGAATGGGAGGATTGACGAAGCTCGGGTGGTTTTTGACTCGATGCCTGAAAGAAATGTGGTTTCGTGGAATGCTATGATTACGGGTTACGCCCAGAATTTAAGGTTGGCAGAGGGATTTGATTTGTTTGAGAGGATGCCAGAGAGAGATGTTCCTTCATGGAATGCGATAATCACAGGGTTTGTCCAAAACGGAGACTTAGAGCGGGCACAGAAGTTGTTCAACGACATGCCACAAAAGAATGTGATCTCTTGGACAAGCATGATTACAGGGTATGTCCAAGATGGTCAAAGTGAAGAGGcattgagaaaattttcaagaatGCAGGCTGCCGATGGCGTAAAGCCTAATCAAGGAACTTTTGTGAGCGTTCTTGGTGCTTGCAGTGATTTGGCGGGTCTCAGCGAGGGACGTCAAATTCACCAAGTAATTTGCAAGACAGTACATCAAAACGATGCATTTGTGGTATCAGCACTTATAAATATGTACTCAAAGTGTGGGGAGTTGGGTACTGCTGGGAAAATGTTCAATGATGGGTTTTCAAGCCAGAGAGATTTGGTCTCCTGGAATGGAATGATTGCGGCCTATGCTCACCACGGATGTGGTGATGAGGCAATCGGTTTATTCAAAGAAATGCGCAACCTTGATATACAACCGAACGATGTTACATATGTTGGGTTACTTGCAGCATGCAGCCATGCTGGTTTGGTTGATGATGGGTTAAAGTACTTTGATGAGCTCACAAGAGACAATGCCATACAAATTAGACAAGAACACTATGCATGCTTGGTTGATCTCTGTGGTAGAGCAGGGAAGCTCAAGGAGGCTTTTGAATTCATTCAAAAGCTTCCAACTGAGCCTTCTGCAAATGTTTGGCGGGCTCTACTTGCCGGATGTAATGTTCATGGCAACACAGATATAGGGAAGCTTGCCTCTATGAAAATTTTGGACGTGGAGCCAGAAAACGCATGTACGTATATGTCACTGTCTAGCATATATGCTTCAACTGGGAGATGGAGAGAAGCTGCAAAACTTAGGATGGAAATGAAAGACAAGGGATTGAAGAAGCAACCGGGTTGTAGCTGGATTGATGTCGGAAATAAGGTTCATGTGTTTGTAGTTGGTGACGAATCCTATAGTGAGTCtagttttatttttccattACTTAACGATCTTCATGCAAAAATGGAGGCTGGACATGTAATAAAAGTCGATCAGTTAATGGAAGAGGATTTTTCGGTAGGGTAATTATTTGACACACACGCTTGATTGTCTACAAACCGAGTGATACATGGAATTGACCATTTAGCATGACGGCTATGTGGTGATTCTTAGTATTTGTTCGTACACAATTCGAATTGTAATATACCCCTAACAGATGGGACAAGGTCTTCCAGTTATCTCCTTCGCTTTTCTTTGAGGCAAGGTGCAATACAACAATCTGGCAACTTGATAGCTTATCTCCATAATTGGAGTATCGGACACAATTCGTTTGGACGTTATACGTTATACTCCGTTTATTGCCGAGTGAATATGCGTGGGCTTTTCGGTCTAGAATTTCCGATGCAAATAAAGCGAAAAGAGAAAATCATTATGGAAAAGCTAAAGAGAATATCATTATCCCAGGAGGGAGAGTTGCACCAATCATCGCCTTTGCAACAAAGCTTATCCACAGCTAAATAACATGATTTGAAATGAAAATGGCTCATCTATATTTATTGACCGAGTACACCAAAATCTACAGAATCAGACCAACTGATAGGGAATTCCTACTCCTACGATTattcaatccaaaaaaaaaaaaaaaattcacaaaaaaggaagggaaaagcAAAAAAGGATGTAACCGGAGGAAATTATGGCAGTACTATGTTACTCGTAATCAACCTTTTCGAGCCAAAGCTGCAGCAATCCCACCAACTATAAGTCCTACAGCAGTAGCAGTAATCCCAATTCCAATAACACCATCtgcagaacaaaaaaaatttgtattcaGTTGCTTCTGTTTGGTATatttaggctgtgtttggattcgGATTGTGGAGGACAAGAAAATGGAAGGGTAAAACAAAGAGATTTTCTAGTTGTTTGAGCAGCTTTCTCGTACAATTCTTTCCCATTCCACAAATCTCAACATAAATTCAAGTAGTTACCTTTGGCAATTCGATCTTCAACAGTCTTCTTGAGCGTCAAAGCCTGCCTCCAATCAGGTGCAATCTGCAATGAATGATACGTAACTCGTAATTCAATTCAAGATGCATGCAAAACTTGCCACAATTATCGAATGGTAAACTAAAAGAGAAAACTATTTTCTGCACCACACTATTCAAGAAAGTCAAATTGTATGTATATTGCCCAAGTAATTGTAGTAAAAAAATCGAATTAAAGTCATtggagttttttgttttatcgGAATTAAGTCATTAGAGTGGGAGAAGGGCATTTAAAATAACTGGGGGtgagaaaataaatattaccTCACATCAGATGGAGTATCATGTACTGTGGCATGAATGAGAAGATGAGGAATTATGCTcgaattgaaaaacaaaagaattttgagagagagagagagagataatgcAGTATCGCTGTATGAAAGTACCCGATTACAGGAAGATACTGATGGATGCATTCAGGGAATACCAACTATAGTAATTATCTGGAAGTACTAAAGAACTAGAAGGAAAAACAAACCTCCAAACATTGTTCTGCAAGCTGCCTGCTCCTTGGATATTCACTGCTTCGGTAATATCCAACAGCCAAAAGATAAAGTTTTTCCCTCTTTTGCAATGGACCGCTACTGTTGGCTAGTGAGGCTGCCAAAGACAAATTGTTGAGTTCTCCGTAATGGCTTAAATCCCCTTTAAACCGCAAGCGGAAACCAATAACTTTTTTCCGTGAAAGGCAACCAAAAATAACATGAAAAAAGCTGATCATGATAGATAATGATGGTGGTAACTTGAAGCCAAATGTTCTCGTATTTTTGGAGTATAAAAGCACAGTTTTCATTGACTAACTAGAGGCAATTTGAATTCAAGGTATCACAAACTTTATGAATTAACGGTACCACAGACTTTATGAATGACCAGAATTGCAGGGTTTTATGGAGCAGTATTGTTCGTAACAAGAAGCTCAATGATCAAATAACGAAGATTAGGCTACTGAAATGAATTTGTTTAAACTTCGAATACATTGAGGTCACAAAGATACGACATACTACAAATAAACGAGCAAGACAGTTGAAAGCACAAAAACTGGGCAAGGAAGACCAACAACTCCAACAGTAAAAGTGAGAGGGTAGGGAATACAAGGTTTTTATGCAGGTAAGACATTAAGTGCATGAATCCTAATATAATGGATCATGGATAACAGGCGATGTAAGCAACAAGGATGAACTCTTgcatcaaaaagaaaattttagttGGTATTGACCAATTGGTTCTAACCTTCAAGCATAGCTATCCCACGCTGCACATCTTCTGGTTGTCTGGAATGAACGAGGGCCCAGGATAACCGCATAATGCATTCACTCTTGAGTTCATCTGAGACACCGTTCACAGCCTCTGCAACTTCCCTCTCACAGCCCTACATATACAATAGTCCTCAGAACATAGACAAATTGGTGGAAAAAGCAGGAAGAGAATCCCACGTATGTGAAAACAGCCATGTGAATGGAAGAAAAGTAAACAATGAAGCATTTTGATTTCTTCTTAAAAATTATTGAGCAAAACTCTACACGTAAAGCTATGCCGATACCATGAATTGTTACTTACCGGATAGAAATTTCCGTGGCCTATTTAGAACACTTCCAATATCTTCTACATGAAAGGCTCACATACGATGTAAACTACTAGATGCCAAAGAAGGGCTCACAGGTTCAGTGGTCAAAACGTGCATAATACCTTGAGGTTGTGGGTTCGAACGTGAGGGCAACGACTTCGTGCAAATAACGCCTAAGTTAATGTATTTTACCCAATCCACCACTCGACCTCAAAGCATCATCAATAGCAGTATTTTGTAGGATCATTTGTCCAGAGCATATATAATCAACTCCACCAAATCGTTGCATTCAAACGCCAGAAAAATGCGCCTCAACTGATTTTTTTAATAGCCATTCCTATCTAATCCGGCCAATAAAATTGGAATGCATCCCCTAAGTCCCAATGGTCGCTAACAAAgttttttgtattctttttcaTGCCCCAcgtttttttgcattttgataACCAGGTGTTGGGCGCCTCGTCTAATCTGGGGACCATAAAATAAAGACAGAACATGCGGAAAAAAATACCACACACACTAAAAAGAGAAGTGGTGAAAAATGGAGAAGCTTACAGAGATGGTATCGCGATCGGACCAGGGGATGTGGTCTCCGCCGCCGAAGAAGGCAGTGACTGAGTCGAAGAAGTTGCCGATCTTGGCTTCCATTgcctcttctcctctcttctcttatGCTTCGTTACAGATTGTGATGGCGGGATGGCGGGGGGCGGTGGCGTTTGTGGTGGTGGAAACGACGGAGGAGAAGGCACAAATGAAATGCGAGGACACACTCAAAAGGGGTGAGATTTGAATTTGAACGGAAGTATatactattttattattttataatgATTGTGTACGCGGCTGCCGTAAGTGGTTAGGAGGAAACTAGAAAGTTTGGAAGTTTAAATCAAATGAAACTTCATGGTTAAGCATTCCTGTGTCTTTCTGGCCaggaatttttttggtaattgtattaaaaacattaaaaaaactCACAATTCAACGGCCGAAAAATCTCTCAATGAAAATAGGATTCACTGTGCCAAAAATATGTCTCTCTGCTCAGAGATTTTCTAGTAGTTGtatttaaaacaataaaagaactCACAATTCAACAGCCAAAAAATTCTCTAAATGGAGGCAAGATTCATTGAGCCGAAAATTCTTGTGCCTCTCTGCCCAAAAATTTTCTGGTTTAAAACATTAAAGAAACTCACAATTCACGGCCGAAAAATCTCTCAATGGAGGCAAGATCCATTGTGCCGAAAATTCATGTGCCTCGCTGCTCAGAAATTTTCTGGTAGTTGTATTTAAAACATTAAAGAAACTCACAATTCAACGGTCGAAACATCTCTCAACAAGTTAACACGGTAGGATAAATAAATTAAACTCAAATTATATGTACGAACCACACAACACTATATTGATACACTAAAGATATTTCTTCGGATTGAAAATGTAGCAGGTCTAATTAATTTTATAAACGAATAATAAAAAGTGATCGAGTTTAGCTTATATTTTATTTGAATGAATTTAAAGAAACTAAAAACCAAGCAAGCTTAACCGACCTCAAGTTCTTTGGTTCATAAGATTGGTCCTGTGTAGGCGGGTCCGGACACATAATAGTAcatcaacaaaacaaaggaataagggtaaatttcactgacctcccctaagatttctgacaaatgcaggtacctcccttgaggtttttgAAATATCACTAACCTCTCTAATTTTACCTGACAATGTTCAAATACCCCCTTCTGTTAAATCACCCCAAATGGTGTTAAATCTACAACTGAAATGGCAAATATACcctcaaattaaaaataatattcctATTATAAAACTGTTGAGGACACCTTTTTAACCCTTTCTTTCCCTCACCAAGGCCACCATTGTCAACTTCACATAACCCAAagctcttctcttctctctacCTCATacgaagttagagagagaatttgtAATCGTGCGGAATAGCGGCAACGTCGGCATCAGGAAAGAGGCAACGAGGGGAACAGTATCACCACCTCATCAACTCCGCCCTcaaaccttcttcttcttcttcatccgaTCAGATTCTGTTTTGCTCAATTTTTGGCTCCATCAATTTGGGTGTTGAGTTAGGGGTAAAATTTTGTGTACGATTTGAGAGACATGAATTGGGGTTTGGGCTATTATGAACCCTCTTATATTGGTTCTGTAGAGTGTATTTACTGAATTTGACAAATACTAGCTTTCAAATAGGAATATTATGGTCATTGTTATACACTTGTGCTATTAATTGACtgtctttttaaaaattaaaaaaagagaggagaaattgaAAGTACTTACATCCAAGTTAGAAGAACATAGAATCCCCTAACAATAGGTTTGGGTCTTCAAGCCCCACGCTCAGTCCTCGCAAGAGTATATAGTTGGTGCTCGAACTAAGGTGAACTCTCACGTGTAACTCTATAATGAGATTGTTGCAATCGAATGAGTATCAAAAGGGCTCCATTTTCTATCTACCAAAGCTTAGGATAAAAAGATTGCAATAGCTCGATATTGTTGGCCTGAATCATcaatttaaaaagaattaatATAGCAAGCATTTCCAACCTTGGCTTCAAAAATAGTAGGGATGTCAAATTTTATTGGAGGCTTACGTGGTATTTTGACATGTTGGAATTTGACATCTCTACAATGTCCATTATAACCAATATGCCTAATTATTTATTTAGGAACTCATAATAGATTATGCCTTGAACCATTCTTAATCTACACTCAGTTTGTATACTTCTCTTTTTCATTCATCCATGCTACTaatataagggaaaatgacggccaatgacgtgtttgataattaataccctctaaggacattttcagcattaacaaatgtactcaaatgttctcagcatgtccttggcgggtattaattatcaaaacacgttctgggccgtcattttccctaatataACGCCTCCAACGGTAGTTACTTTTGGGAAAAGAACTTCTCAAAGTGTGGGAGACCTGTTTCCTTCCCTTGCTTCAAGGCAGTTAAAGAGTCCTCAAGTATTAAGCTGGGATTGGACGTTGGAGCTGAATCCATCTTTGTTATAGACCAGCTTAGGAAGGCAGTGAAGAATCCTCGAGCATTCCTGTTGGGAACCTCGAGCATTCCTGAAGACGTAATCTTTCTCCAGAAAATGGAAGCCGTGGGAGAAATCACAACCGTTGTAAAGGTTCAAACAATGATTAGAGAAAAAGAGGTTAATCGAGGAAGCATACTCGCTCAAAATTATTGTCGTTTAAACAGACGCACGTAGCAGCAAACAATTTTAAAGATAAGAAGACAAACAACTGATATCAGTACATATGTggcacaaaaacaaaaagcctCGCCATTTAGAACAATGTCACatcctcaatttttaacatacaTATTAATGATTATCCAGAAATAAAATTCTCACAATTATTAAgaaaaataccccaaaagaatTTATCCTGTTCATTTCATAGAATTTCAGTTTCAACACCAAgtgttccaaaatattacattcATGGCACAACGGCCCCAAATTATCATTAGTACGAAGTAAGGAAAAGAGTTAAGTGTTTACATATATCCTTGGTCAAAAGAATTATAATGAAAGTTAAATTACATCTCCAAAATAAGATTTACAAAAGATGTCAAGTAATTTCTTCGTGTCAGCTTTCAAAAGGGTTTTCCAAGTCAATGCACTCCAAGCATACCATGTTATTTTCCCGTGGTCAATGCACTCCAAGCAGTCTCGGGAGGACAGACCGATGTAATGGGTGGTCGAGGAGCAATCTCGGAAAGACAAGATGACAGACCAAGATCAGCCAACATGGGTGGCTGTAACCATGCACCTGCTGGGGAATAATATGGGACGGTCTCAAAGAATGTCACGTCAGCACTTACAAAGTGCTTACGTAGCAAGGGACTATAACACCTGTATCCTTTATGTGTCCAagtgtcacaccccaaaatgggaAGTGACCAGCCATGAACCGCAAGATTAaaactcgtagaacatgcagcctaaaaagaaatttgattaaaaaccaAGGCAATGAACTAATAAACggtcaaccattttttttattaagaacaacTCCTACCAATTAAGTTCAACAAAAAGTATGGGTTACAAACATCCCATAAACCAACCAATATCCAGTGATCtaacaataataaaaaggaGTCATTATCTGACAATTGTTTCCAATGCGGAAgtgatttattaaaataaaattagaatgagacaccctaaggaggtcaacaaaaaaaacccccgAGATGCggccagagtccttgcctaactccccaacttgcctgaaagagaagttggatAAAAATCCGTCAACTAACGAGCTCAGTGATAGCAAATATGTATATTAAATGAAGTTGAAAGcggggatgaaaataatttaccgttaaacataatttggcatacgatGTGTccaacaaaataataaataaaaccaATGAAGCATATAACCATTAATCATTCttggtggtgatcacaacatTATATCCATCAACAgtggggaaccacaatcaaatagtaccatggccaaaataatatctcatcaaaattggatccaatatcgaacttagagtcaccagggttggcagcccgTGATACTTTTCCCTAAGATGATCCGGTGAAAGAAAGTCGTTGAACATTAGAGTCACtggcctaacacggtctttttCCCAATGGCCAGGGTCATCAACACGAAGAGGAATAATTTCCTGGACTTGCGAAATAAATGTTCctattaatatccaccaagttctcaccaaaaagaatattaacaattgatctcagaaaattcatcgcatgccaatttatagaacaacttataaacaggtctccgaataacattcttataaatttctgaaggaaatacttttaaaGGATACAGGGAACTTTtgaaaatacgtaacatacttaactactcacctggaTCCAAAAGTAATGCAACTCGAGTACGTAAAAAGATGCTAACATGAACAAAAAGAATTGTATACAATCACCAACAATTCCAAATATAATTCTACCTAGACTAATTTAAGACTACCCTAAAAATAATTAACTAAAACCTTAAAACTAAAACAACTCAACTTTCCAGTCAACTACAAAACCTAAACACCAATCTCCGAGACCTCCAAACAATCTGACCCACATACATAAACCACTTCCAATGTGTCAAAACCTCTAGTTCTTATTCAAGGCATTCAACACATATAACCCTAACTAGAATATTAATTACTGGATTCCAATTACACTAGAAATCAAATTTGCACATCTCACCACAACACATACCCTCTTGTCTCgtgctctcttctctctttgtcAACCACTCACGCCAAAGTCATCATTCACATCACACAAACTCCACCACTACTCCATATTTCATCAAAAAGAAAGCAAATCAATCGGTGGCAGTAAATTAACTTTTACAAAACCCATCTAACCTCTcgacaagaaaataaaagagaagcgAGAATATTGAAGGGAACAAGAATCGCTTACCCCAATGATCACCAATCTGCTGAAACCTAGACTACGGCTTCTCTCTTGTCCGCACTAAGTTCTCTCTTTGTCAACCACTCACACCAAAGTCATCATTCACATCACACAAGCTCCTCCACTACTCCATATTTCATCAACAATAAAACAAATCAATCGGTGGCAGTAAATTAACTTTTACAAAACCCATCTAACCTCTCAGCATGGAAATAAAAGAGAAGTGAGAATATTGAGGGGAACAAGAATCGCTTACCCCAATGATCACCAATCTGCTGAAACCTAGACTACAGCTTCTCTCTTGTCCGCACTAAGTTCTCTCAACCATTTATCTCAATTGCTCTGCCTAAATAAAACCCTACACTGTGAAAATATCTTCTAACTTTGTAAAACTACCCACTACTCCCTACATTATAGCTAAATAGTTAATTAGAATTAGATAGTATGTaacacaatttataaaattaccatTCGGTACcactattttacccaaaaatcaatctcatacccaaatattacaatcgtGTTAACAATATCCATAGCGCGCACAAAATAATTACTTGGGACCCAACCACAACTCCAATTAATAAACGgccaatataattaattaaataaataaaaatgctaaGCCGTAACACCGAGAGTAACCAAGAAATATACATTTATAAGCACGAGGATCAAGCTTATCACGACATGGAGAGAAATTATGTACGAatgaaacacaaccaaaaagttatgggggaagaaaaaaagatcCTTGTCAGGAAAGAAAACCTAGTAAAGAGTTTTGCCGTTCAAAGCCCGAGATGGCGTTCTATTTATAAGATAATTAGCTGTAAGAATTGCATAcccccaaaaatattttagaacatACATGTGAAGCCTAAGAGCTTGGGCAACTGCTAAAATCGGTCCATATTTTCGCTcagcaaccccattttgttgaggggTGGTTACACAAGCAGTTTGATGAATAATGTCATCAGTTTCAATAAAATGAGTAAattgatgagaaatatattCTTGGGCATTATCAGTCTGCAAAATACGTAATTTGACATTAAATTGAGTGACAATTTCAgcataaaaattagaaaacatagaaaataatttagaCCGATCTTTGAGAAGATATACCCAAGTTAAacgagaaaaatcatcaataaacgtAATAAAATAGCGAGCACCACATAAACTCGTGGTACAAGATGGTCCCCAAATATCCGAATGAACTAAAGCAAACAGTTCTAAACTAGGTGACTCAActcgtaaaggaaaagaaaccctACGATGTTTACTGAGTTCACAGGTGTCACaattaaaaggagaaaaattAGATAAATCAGGGACTATCTTGCAAAGATTGGCAGAAGATGGGTATGCAAAACGACAGTGCCACTGGTAAGGTGTGGTAGTAGAGTGGAAGGCAGATAACTTGGAAGGATTGGATGGCTGAAGGTAGTACAGACCATTCTTCTTCTCATACCCCCCACCAATCATCCTCTgcgtcttgagatcctgaaatTTACAATGAGTGGGATAGA
Coding sequences:
- the LOC131321806 gene encoding pentatricopeptide repeat-containing protein At2g35030, mitochondrial, which codes for MVARFRLSIALRRRRDFTINPLLRSFRTPAPTSCNLNLQSCQYHSTNKPTNAKSSIPRISDAGYQNMAMSNRMIAKLSREGRIAEARRLLDKMPDPDVIAWTSVISAHINRGMVREARELFDRVDAKKNVVTWTAMINGYLRRTNDVSEAEKLFNEMAYKNEVSWNTMIDGYVRNGLIDSALSLFEKMPVKNVVSWNTIINTLGQCGRIEEARKLFDCMPKRDVISWTSMISTLSKNGRIDEARVVFDSMPERNVVSWNAMITGYAQNLRLAEGFDLFERMPERDVPSWNAIITGFVQNGDLERAQKLFNDMPQKNVISWTSMITGYVQDGQSEEALRKFSRMQAADGVKPNQGTFVSVLGACSDLAGLSEGRQIHQVICKTVHQNDAFVVSALINMYSKCGELGTAGKMFNDGFSSQRDLVSWNGMIAAYAHHGCGDEAIGLFKEMRNLDIQPNDVTYVGLLAACSHAGLVDDGLKYFDELTRDNAIQIRQEHYACLVDLCGRAGKLKEAFEFIQKLPTEPSANVWRALLAGCNVHGNTDIGKLASMKILDVEPENACTYMSLSSIYASTGRWREAAKLRMEMKDKGLKKQPGCSWIDVGNKVHVFVVGDESYSESSFIFPLLNDLHAKMEAGHVIKVDQLMEEDFSVG
- the LOC131321811 gene encoding mitochondrial fission 1 protein A-like — translated: MEAKIGNFFDSVTAFFGGGDHIPWSDRDTISGCEREVAEAVNGVSDELKSECIMRLSWALVHSRQPEDVQRGIAMLEASLANSSGPLQKREKLYLLAVGYYRSSEYPRSRQLAEQCLEIAPDWRQALTLKKTVEDRIAKDGVIGIGITATAVGLIVGGIAAALARKG